The Uruburuella testudinis genome window below encodes:
- a CDS encoding glycosyltransferase family 39 protein produces MLTYTPPESRALEKTHEKPWLLLLLVFAWLWPGVFSHDLWNPAEPQVYAAVAHFLDGGRAWVPEVLGAPYFKVSPVYVWAAAGFQTALSPWAADAYSASRFATVLFTALGLAACGMAGYRFLGRHQGRSVVLILIGCAGMVANGHFLSGISVEFAALGLCLYGFSLAQTRVIMASLLLGSGWALLSLSAGWPVAAALMLMALTLPVSPLWRVKRYYITLIGALAVALPLISAYPFALYHTDAAALTQWRQQYLWGIFGGSTTFQTAFSLPYYLKNLLWFAFPAWPLAIWTASRLKLWQERWGVLALAWLLFIGLLLAASPGRYQNHLLWLLPPLALLGAARLDGLRRGAAAFINWFGIMAFGLLAAFLWLGFFAMNYGWPAKLAERSAYFSPYYTPDINIMPMVVALSFTPVWLWAITRKHIKGRQAVTNWAAGTTLVWALMMTLFLPWLDAAKSYRPVVAQMAAALPDDIRNGGHCINIDADAHAARLAWAQYSPLDLNTGHNCRYRLVQTPLHSTAPQGWQTVWQGARPRNKTEGFALWKKAS; encoded by the coding sequence ATGCTGACTTATACCCCGCCCGAATCCCGCGCCCTTGAAAAAACCCATGAAAAACCGTGGCTGCTGCTATTGCTGGTATTCGCCTGGCTGTGGCCGGGTGTGTTTTCACACGATTTGTGGAACCCTGCAGAGCCGCAGGTTTATGCGGCGGTGGCACATTTTCTCGACGGCGGCCGCGCGTGGGTGCCCGAAGTATTAGGAGCGCCTTATTTCAAAGTGTCGCCGGTGTATGTTTGGGCGGCGGCAGGCTTTCAAACCGCCCTATCCCCTTGGGCTGCCGATGCTTATTCTGCTTCCCGTTTCGCCACTGTGCTGTTTACGGCTTTGGGTTTGGCTGCCTGCGGCATGGCCGGCTACCGCTTTTTAGGCCGCCATCAGGGGCGCAGCGTGGTGCTGATTCTTATCGGCTGCGCCGGTATGGTGGCAAACGGCCACTTTCTCAGCGGCATATCGGTGGAATTTGCCGCATTGGGCTTGTGCCTGTATGGCTTTTCGCTGGCGCAAACCCGCGTAATTATGGCTTCGCTGCTGCTCGGCAGCGGCTGGGCTTTGCTGTCGTTATCGGCAGGCTGGCCGGTTGCTGCCGCGCTGATGCTGATGGCGCTGACCTTGCCCGTCAGCCCGCTGTGGCGCGTCAAACGTTATTACATCACCCTGATCGGCGCACTGGCCGTGGCGCTGCCGCTGATATCGGCTTATCCTTTCGCCCTTTACCACACCGATGCCGCCGCATTGACACAATGGCGGCAGCAATACTTATGGGGCATCTTTGGCGGCAGCACCACTTTTCAGACGGCCTTTTCCCTGCCCTATTACCTGAAAAACCTGCTTTGGTTTGCCTTTCCCGCCTGGCCGCTGGCCATCTGGACCGCAAGCCGTCTGAAACTTTGGCAGGAGCGCTGGGGGGTTTTGGCACTGGCCTGGTTGCTGTTCATCGGCCTGCTGTTAGCCGCCAGCCCCGGCCGCTATCAAAATCATTTGCTGTGGCTGCTGCCGCCGCTGGCCTTGTTGGGCGCCGCGCGGCTCGATGGTCTGAGGCGTGGTGCAGCGGCTTTTATCAACTGGTTCGGCATCATGGCATTCGGCCTGTTGGCGGCATTTTTATGGCTGGGCTTTTTCGCCATGAACTATGGCTGGCCGGCCAAACTGGCCGAACGCAGCGCTTATTTCAGCCCTTATTACACGCCCGACATCAACATTATGCCGATGGTGGTGGCGCTTTCGTTCACCCCCGTATGGCTGTGGGCGATTACCCGCAAGCACATCAAAGGCCGCCAAGCCGTTACCAACTGGGCCGCCGGCACCACATTGGTGTGGGCGCTGATGATGACGCTGTTTCTGCCCTGGCTTGATGCCGCCAAAAGCTACCGCCCCGTTGTCGCCCAAATGGCCGCCGCCCTGCCCGACGATATCCGCAACGGCGGCCACTGCATCAACATCGATGCCGATGCCCACGCCGCCCGCCTGGCATGGGCGCAATACAGCCCGCTCGATTTGAACACCGGCCACAACTGCCGCTACCGCCTGGTGCAAACACCTCTGCACAGCACCGCCCCGCAAGGCTGGCAAACCGTATGGCAGGGCGCACGGCCGCGCAATAAAACCGAAGGCTTTGCCTTATGGAAAAAAGCCAGCTGA
- the recB gene encoding exodeoxyribonuclease V subunit beta, with amino-acid sequence MMTPATPFDPLEVPIAGTNLIEASAGTGKTWGIAALFTRMILLEHLPVENILVVTFTKAATAELKTRLRKRLDEALQALEDGSCAGITDAEGLQPYCADEFISALLTRALAQESHERLTVRLKAAIGQFDNAAIYTIHGFCQRLLRDYAFLCQAPFDTELAEHSRTRLLTPAQDFWRTQVAADNHQARLAFQYKYTPERMLAEIQPFLNRPYLSFRRPEADLAQAEHKVQQTWQRIVPILPELAQTFWQVHPQLNGNNYRKTTFEPLFARLQAAADNGCLPKPEEKLPMLAADTLQSKTKKTARPDTAAFARLQVLADLGRDLAAQSQVETEALIALPLDMLAYINHALAEQKKSQRDRSFDDLLIDTHQALTCNPHRAELAAAAAANWRVALIDEFQDTDPLQYEIFNRIFTAHGNPLFLVGDPKQAIYSFRGADIYAYLQAARDADHRYTLATNRRSHRKLIKSIGALFQQKQHPFVLPHIDYTDVDAARAHSNLTPPRSAVQVRWIDDNQQIITKEILRSRAAEYCADEIAAVLNQAAQGRLNLNGAPLQSGDIAVLVRTHNEGGLISRALKARNVQSVLLQRESVFATAEAAAIAALIGFWLQPQRTEPLRFVLGSVLFRQTADELYALNQNEAALLDWITSAETAAAQWQRHGFYAAMQQFTARHGIETRLLAADDERSLTNYHQILEKLAEEDEQSHSPSSLHQWLLAQIQAAGQGQRSDSHLLRLESDEALVKIVTMHASKGLQYPLVFCPFVWDAPDNKPAAWQILHRSNGSELLADTQLDEADQIQLADEEASERLRLLYVALTRAEEQLVIYAAHCNHTAVNTFAYLLEGGRHSNRSDTQAAYLAEKKINDAAGEKAMLYNNWQRFIDQAPADTEFAFVETAPEPATGPAARLSDGHYQAVAFPPRPFDFIRHTSFTGLSRHTQTRDHERDELQPAIDPAEAAAAENPPEHTTTGSPGDIHHFPRGAQAGICLHELLENFDFNTAADSRSEAVCTTLARYGFEAEWLNAVTAMLNHTRLTPLTGSHALADQPAARRLPEMAFTLHMHDFKLSRLREWFARSSLPPECAAAAQWLDFADVEGYLNGFIDMVYQDSDGQVCIIDYKSNHLGMGSADYTPQAMNEAMAEHHYYLQALIYAIAVARYFKLRNRALPVIAVRYLFLRGLDGRGNGVWAWNIDTADLAEWL; translated from the coding sequence ATCATGACCCCAGCCACCCCGTTCGACCCGCTTGAGGTGCCCATTGCCGGCACCAACCTTATCGAAGCTTCAGCCGGCACCGGCAAAACTTGGGGCATTGCGGCCTTGTTTACCCGCATGATTCTGCTGGAACACCTGCCGGTAGAAAACATATTGGTGGTTACCTTCACCAAAGCAGCCACCGCCGAATTGAAAACCCGCTTGCGCAAACGCTTGGATGAAGCCCTGCAAGCGCTGGAAGACGGCAGCTGCGCCGGCATCACCGATGCAGAAGGCCTGCAACCCTATTGTGCCGACGAATTTATTTCCGCCCTACTCACCCGCGCGCTGGCGCAAGAATCACACGAGCGCCTGACAGTGCGCCTCAAAGCCGCCATCGGCCAATTCGACAACGCCGCCATCTACACCATACACGGTTTCTGCCAGCGGCTGCTGCGCGATTACGCCTTTCTGTGCCAAGCCCCTTTCGATACCGAGCTGGCCGAACACAGCCGCACGCGCCTGCTCACGCCCGCCCAAGATTTCTGGCGCACACAAGTGGCCGCCGATAACCACCAAGCACGTTTGGCCTTCCAATACAAATACACGCCCGAGCGCATGCTGGCCGAAATCCAACCGTTTCTCAACCGCCCCTATTTGAGTTTCAGACGGCCTGAAGCCGATTTGGCGCAAGCTGAACACAAGGTGCAGCAAACATGGCAGCGCATTGTTCCCATCCTGCCCGAGCTGGCACAAACCTTTTGGCAGGTTCACCCGCAACTCAATGGCAACAACTACCGCAAAACCACTTTCGAGCCACTGTTTGCCCGATTGCAGGCCGCCGCCGACAACGGCTGCCTGCCTAAACCCGAAGAAAAGCTGCCCATGCTGGCGGCCGACACCCTGCAAAGCAAAACCAAAAAAACCGCCCGCCCCGATACAGCTGCCTTTGCCCGCCTGCAAGTGCTGGCCGATCTCGGCCGCGATCTGGCTGCACAAAGCCAAGTCGAAACCGAAGCGCTGATTGCGCTGCCCCTAGACATGCTCGCCTACATCAACCACGCCCTAGCCGAGCAAAAAAAATCCCAACGCGACCGCAGCTTTGACGACTTGCTGATCGACACCCACCAAGCCCTCACCTGCAACCCGCACCGCGCCGAGCTGGCCGCCGCCGCAGCCGCCAACTGGCGAGTGGCTCTGATTGACGAATTTCAAGATACCGACCCGCTGCAATACGAAATTTTCAACCGCATCTTTACCGCCCACGGCAACCCGCTGTTTCTTGTGGGCGACCCCAAGCAAGCCATCTACAGCTTTCGCGGCGCCGATATCTACGCCTATCTGCAAGCGGCGCGCGATGCCGACCACCGCTACACCCTCGCCACCAACCGCCGCAGCCACCGCAAACTGATTAAAAGCATTGGCGCGCTGTTCCAACAAAAACAACACCCGTTTGTGTTGCCGCACATCGATTACACCGATGTCGACGCCGCCCGCGCGCACAGCAACCTGACACCGCCGCGCAGCGCCGTGCAAGTGCGCTGGATAGACGACAACCAGCAAATCATAACCAAAGAAATCCTGCGCAGCCGTGCCGCCGAATATTGCGCCGACGAAATCGCCGCCGTGCTCAATCAGGCCGCGCAAGGCCGTCTGAATTTAAACGGCGCGCCGCTGCAATCGGGCGATATTGCCGTTTTGGTGCGCACCCACAACGAAGGCGGCCTGATCAGCCGGGCGCTGAAAGCACGCAACGTACAAAGCGTGCTTTTGCAGCGCGAATCGGTGTTTGCCACCGCCGAAGCCGCTGCCATTGCCGCCCTGATCGGCTTTTGGCTGCAACCGCAGCGCACCGAGCCGCTGCGCTTTGTGTTGGGCAGCGTGCTGTTCCGGCAAACGGCCGACGAGCTTTACGCACTCAACCAAAACGAAGCAGCGCTGCTCGATTGGATTACTTCTGCCGAAACCGCAGCCGCACAGTGGCAGCGGCACGGCTTTTACGCCGCCATGCAGCAATTCACCGCCCGCCACGGCATCGAAACCCGCCTGCTGGCCGCCGACGACGAACGCAGCCTCACCAACTACCATCAAATTTTAGAAAAACTGGCCGAAGAAGACGAACAAAGCCACAGCCCCTCATCGCTGCACCAATGGCTGCTGGCGCAAATTCAGGCCGCCGGACAAGGGCAGCGCAGCGACAGCCACCTGCTGCGGCTGGAAAGTGATGAAGCGCTGGTTAAAATTGTTACCATGCATGCCTCAAAAGGCTTGCAATATCCGCTGGTTTTCTGCCCTTTTGTGTGGGACGCCCCCGACAACAAACCGGCAGCCTGGCAGATTCTGCACCGCAGCAACGGCAGCGAGCTGCTCGCCGACACCCAGCTTGACGAAGCCGACCAAATCCAGCTGGCCGACGAAGAAGCCAGCGAACGCCTGCGCCTGCTTTACGTAGCACTGACCCGCGCCGAAGAACAGCTGGTGATTTACGCCGCCCATTGCAACCACACCGCCGTCAACACCTTCGCCTATCTGCTCGAAGGCGGCCGCCACAGCAACCGCAGCGACACACAGGCCGCCTATCTCGCCGAAAAAAAAATCAACGATGCCGCAGGCGAAAAAGCCATGCTCTACAACAACTGGCAGCGCTTTATCGACCAAGCCCCGGCAGACACTGAATTTGCATTTGTCGAAACCGCACCCGAGCCGGCCACAGGCCCTGCCGCCCGCCTTTCAGACGGCCATTATCAGGCCGTTGCCTTCCCGCCGCGGCCGTTTGACTTTATCCGCCACACCAGCTTTACCGGCTTAAGCCGCCACACCCAAACACGCGACCACGAACGCGACGAATTGCAGCCGGCCATCGACCCCGCCGAGGCCGCCGCCGCAGAAAACCCGCCCGAACACACAACAACAGGCTCGCCCGGCGACATCCACCACTTTCCGCGCGGCGCCCAGGCCGGCATCTGCCTGCACGAATTGCTGGAAAATTTTGACTTCAACACCGCCGCCGACAGCCGCAGCGAAGCGGTTTGCACCACGCTGGCCCGTTACGGCTTCGAAGCAGAATGGCTAAATGCCGTTACCGCCATGCTCAATCACACCCGTCTGACACCGCTCACCGGCAGCCACGCCCTGGCCGACCAACCCGCCGCCCGCCGTCTGCCCGAAATGGCCTTTACGCTGCACATGCACGATTTCAAACTCAGCCGTTTGCGCGAATGGTTTGCCCGCAGCAGCCTGCCGCCCGAATGCGCCGCCGCCGCACAATGGCTTGATTTTGCCGATGTAGAGGGCTATCTCAACGGCTTTATCGATATGGTGTATCAAGATTCAGACGGCCAAGTGTGTATTATCGACTACAAATCCAACCACTTGGGCATGGGCAGCGCCGACTACACGCCCCAAGCCATGAATGAAGCGATGGCCGAACACCACTATTACCTGCAAGCGCTGATTTACGCCATTGCCGTTGCCCGTTATTTCAAGCTCCGCAACCGAGCGCTGCCGGTTATTGCCGTGCGCTACCTTTTCCTGCGCGGGCTCGACGGCCGCGGCAACGGCGTATGGGCGTGGAACATTGATACCGCCGATTTGGCTGAATGGCTCTAG
- a CDS encoding cysteine hydrolase family protein, with translation MSKTALLIIDFQNDYFPTFPGAKWPLHHTEAAAANGSKLLAGFRKQGLPVFHVRHEFPNADAPFFQPGSEGAQIHTGMAPQEGEAVIVKQQINSFRDTDLQQQLQQAGIERLFIVGAMSHMCIDAVTRAAVDFGYECLLAHDACATLDMEFNGVKVPAEQVHAAFMAALQFGYCRVESTATLLELI, from the coding sequence ATGAGCAAAACCGCTTTATTGATTATCGATTTCCAAAACGATTACTTCCCCACGTTTCCCGGCGCAAAATGGCCGCTGCACCATACCGAAGCCGCCGCCGCAAACGGCAGCAAACTGTTGGCCGGATTCCGCAAACAGGGTCTGCCGGTATTTCACGTGCGCCATGAATTTCCAAACGCCGATGCCCCTTTTTTCCAACCCGGCTCTGAAGGCGCGCAGATTCATACCGGCATGGCGCCGCAAGAAGGCGAAGCAGTGATTGTCAAACAACAGATCAACAGCTTTCGCGATACCGACCTACAGCAACAATTGCAACAAGCCGGCATCGAGCGCCTGTTTATCGTAGGCGCCATGAGCCATATGTGTATTGATGCCGTTACCCGCGCGGCGGTTGATTTCGGCTACGAATGCCTGCTTGCCCATGATGCCTGCGCCACGCTGGATATGGAATTCAACGGCGTTAAAGTGCCCGCCGAACAAGTACACGCCGCCTTCATGGCCGCGCTGCAATTCGGCTATTGCCGGGTAGAAAGCACTGCAACACTGCTTGAGCTGATCTGA